In Romboutsia lituseburensis, a genomic segment contains:
- the rplF gene encoding 50S ribosomal protein L6, producing MSRIGVKPITVPAGVEVTIAEGNLVTVKGPKGTLTKQFDGAMKINQEENTITVERPTNNKQHRALHGLTRTLIDNMVVGVTNGFEKKLELVGVGYRAQKQGKKLVMNLGYSHPVEMEDPEGITVESPNQTELVVKGIDKQLVGNYAAKIRDWRKPEPYKGKGIRYAGEVVRRKEGKTGKK from the coding sequence ATGTCAAGAATAGGTGTTAAGCCAATAACTGTACCAGCAGGTGTAGAAGTTACTATAGCTGAAGGAAACTTAGTTACTGTAAAAGGACCTAAAGGAACTTTAACTAAGCAATTTGATGGTGCAATGAAGATAAATCAAGAAGAAAATACTATAACTGTTGAAAGACCAACAAACAACAAGCAACACAGAGCATTACACGGATTAACTAGAACTTTAATAGATAATATGGTAGTGGGTGTTACTAACGGATTCGAAAAGAAATTAGAATTAGTTGGTGTTGGATACAGAGCTCAAAAGCAAGGAAAGAAATTAGTTATGAACTTAGGATACTCTCATCCAGTAGAAATGGAAGATCCAGAAGGTATAACAGTAGAATCTCCTAACCAAACTGAGTTAGTAGTTAAAGGTATCGATAAGCAATTAGTAGGGAACTACGCTGCTAAGATAAGAGACTGGAGAAAGCCAGAGCCATACAAAGGTAAAGGTATAAGATACGCTGGTGAAGTTGTAAGACGTAAAGAAGGTAAAACTGGTAAGAAGTAA
- the rplC gene encoding 50S ribosomal protein L3, protein MKGILGKKLGMTQIFTEEGIVIPVTVVEAGPNVVTQIKTVEKDGYTAVQVGFGDAKEKSLNKPQKGHLAAANVLKKHLKEFRVDSVEEFTVGQEIKADLFAAGEKIDVTGTSKGKGFQGPIKRHGQSRGPESHGSRYHRRPGSMGACSFPGRVFKNKKLAGHMGSVKVTVQNLEVVKVDADKNLILVKGAIPGPKGSVVTIKEAVKSSK, encoded by the coding sequence ATGAAAGGAATATTAGGAAAAAAATTAGGTATGACTCAAATATTCACTGAAGAAGGTATAGTAATACCTGTAACAGTTGTTGAGGCAGGACCAAACGTTGTAACTCAAATAAAAACAGTTGAGAAAGACGGATACACTGCAGTACAAGTAGGTTTCGGAGATGCTAAAGAGAAATCTTTAAACAAGCCTCAAAAAGGTCACTTAGCTGCTGCTAACGTATTAAAGAAACACTTAAAAGAATTTAGAGTAGATTCTGTAGAAGAATTCACAGTTGGACAAGAAATAAAAGCTGACTTATTCGCTGCAGGTGAAAAAATAGATGTAACTGGAACAAGTAAAGGTAAGGGATTCCAAGGTCCAATAAAAAGACATGGACAATCTAGAGGTCCTGAATCTCACGGTTCTAGATACCACAGAAGACCAGGATCAATGGGAGCTTGTTCTTTCCCTGGTAGAGTTTTCAAAAACAAAAAATTAGCTGGACACATGGGTAGCGTTAAAGTTACAGTTCAAAACTTAGAAGTTGTTAAAGTAGACGCTGATAAGAACCTTATATTAGTTAAGGGTGCTATACCAGGACCTAAAGGTTCAGTAGTAACTATAAAGGAAGCAGTTAAGTCTTCTAAATAA
- the rpsC gene encoding 30S ribosomal protein S3 gives MGQKVNAHGLRVGVIKDWDSRWFVSDKKEFGNLLLEDHNVRKFLKNRLYSSGVAKIEIERSANKMKLDLHVAKPGVVIGRAGAGIDALKAELEKMTKKTVIVNIVEVRNPDKDAQLVAENIALAIERRVAFRRAMKQAIQRAMKSGVKGIKVSASGRLGGAEMARTEGYSEGNVPLQTLRSDINYGFAEANTTYGKTGIKVWICNGEVLPTRNGVNPREDRRDNRRNDRRDNKRNDRRDNRRNDRRGNDNRGTNNRGARPQGQRPQGSRPQRTENKGN, from the coding sequence ATGGGTCAAAAAGTTAATGCACACGGGCTGAGAGTCGGTGTTATAAAAGATTGGGACTCTAGATGGTTCGTAAGTGATAAGAAAGAGTTCGGAAACTTATTATTAGAAGACCACAATGTTCGTAAATTCTTAAAGAATAGACTTTACTCTTCAGGAGTTGCGAAAATAGAAATAGAAAGATCAGCAAACAAGATGAAACTAGATTTACACGTTGCTAAGCCAGGTGTAGTTATAGGGAGAGCTGGTGCTGGAATAGATGCTTTAAAAGCTGAATTAGAAAAAATGACTAAGAAGACTGTAATAGTTAACATAGTTGAAGTAAGAAACCCAGATAAAGATGCTCAATTAGTAGCAGAAAATATAGCTTTAGCTATAGAAAGAAGGGTTGCTTTCAGAAGAGCTATGAAGCAAGCTATACAAAGAGCTATGAAGTCAGGTGTTAAAGGGATAAAAGTTTCTGCATCAGGAAGATTAGGTGGAGCAGAAATGGCTAGAACTGAAGGATACAGCGAAGGAAATGTACCTTTACAAACATTAAGATCTGATATAAACTATGGTTTCGCAGAAGCTAACACTACTTACGGGAAAACTGGTATAAAAGTTTGGATATGTAACGGTGAAGTATTACCAACTAGAAACGGTGTAAACCCAAGAGAAGATAGAAGAGACAACAGAAGAAACGATAGAAGAGATAACAAGAGAAACGATAGAAGAGATAACAGAAGAAACGATAGAAGAGGAAATGATAATAGAGGAACTAACAACAGAGGAGCAAGACCTCAAGGACAAAGACCTCAAGGATCAAGACCTCAAAGAACTGAAAACAAAGGAAATTAA
- the rplN gene encoding 50S ribosomal protein L14, which produces MVQQETRLRVADNSGAKEILCIRVLGGSKRRYGNIGDVIVATVKSATPGGVVKKGKVVKAVIVRTKQGVRRKDGSYIAFDDNAAVIIKDDKTPVGTRIFGPVARELRDNDFMKIVSLAPEVL; this is translated from the coding sequence ATGGTACAACAAGAGACACGTTTAAGAGTTGCTGATAACTCTGGTGCTAAGGAAATACTATGTATACGTGTACTAGGCGGAAGTAAAAGAAGATATGGTAACATAGGCGACGTAATAGTTGCTACTGTTAAAAGTGCAACACCTGGTGGAGTTGTAAAAAAAGGTAAAGTTGTTAAAGCTGTTATAGTAAGAACTAAGCAAGGCGTAAGACGTAAAGACGGAAGTTATATAGCGTTCGACGATAATGCTGCAGTTATAATAAAAGACGACAAGACTCCAGTAGGAACTCGTATATTCGGGCCTGTTGCTAGAGAGTTAAGAGATAATGATTTCATGAAAATAGTTTCTCTTGCTCCAGAAGTACTATAA
- the rplR gene encoding 50S ribosomal protein L18: MIKKADKNANRLQRHKRVRRKITGTTQRPRLCVFRSANNIYAQIIDDTNRVTVVSASSLDAEIKGAVSNTGNKEAAKKVGEMIAKKAVEKGITEVVFDRGGYLYHGRVQELAEGAREAGLKF; encoded by the coding sequence GTGATAAAGAAAGCTGATAAAAATGCTAATAGACTTCAAAGACATAAGAGAGTTAGAAGAAAGATAACTGGAACTACTCAAAGACCAAGATTATGTGTATTTAGAAGTGCTAATAATATATACGCTCAAATAATAGATGACACTAACAGAGTTACTGTTGTTTCTGCTTCTTCTTTAGATGCAGAGATAAAAGGTGCTGTTAGCAACACAGGAAATAAAGAAGCAGCTAAAAAAGTTGGAGAAATGATCGCTAAGAAAGCTGTAGAAAAAGGAATCACTGAAGTTGTATTCGACAGAGGTGGATACTTATATCACGGTAGAGTTCAAGAATTAGCTGAAGGTGCTAGAGAAGCTGGACTTAAATTCTAA
- the rplD gene encoding 50S ribosomal protein L4 has protein sequence MPKLNVLNINGQNVGEIELVDSIFNVEVNEHVLYEVVKNQLANKRQGTQSAKTRAEVRGGGRKPWKQKGTGRARQGSIRAVQWVGGGVAFAPKPRNYSYTLPKKVRRLAMKSALSSKVQNGEIIVLDALTMEAPKTKEFAQILKNINAGKKALVVTAENNTNVIKSAANIEGVATATVNTINVYDILKYDSFVITTDAVKKVEEVYA, from the coding sequence ATGCCAAAATTAAATGTATTAAATATTAATGGACAAAATGTTGGAGAAATAGAATTAGTAGATTCTATATTCAACGTAGAAGTTAATGAACATGTTTTATATGAGGTTGTTAAAAACCAATTAGCAAACAAGAGACAAGGTACTCAATCTGCTAAAACTAGAGCAGAAGTTAGAGGTGGCGGAAGAAAACCTTGGAAACAAAAAGGAACAGGTAGAGCTAGACAAGGTTCTATAAGAGCTGTACAATGGGTTGGTGGAGGAGTTGCTTTTGCACCTAAGCCAAGAAACTACAGCTACACATTACCTAAAAAGGTAAGAAGATTAGCTATGAAGAGTGCTTTATCTTCAAAAGTACAAAATGGAGAAATAATAGTATTAGATGCTTTAACAATGGAAGCTCCTAAGACTAAAGAATTCGCTCAAATATTAAAGAACATAAACGCTGGAAAGAAAGCTTTAGTAGTAACTGCTGAAAACAATACTAACGTAATAAAATCAGCTGCTAACATAGAAGGTGTTGCAACTGCTACAGTTAACACTATAAACGTTTATGATATATTAAAATACGATTCATTCGTAATAACTACAGACGCTGTTAAAAAAGTGGAGGAGGTGTACGCATAA
- the rplE gene encoding 50S ribosomal protein L5 — protein MASRLQEKYMKEVAPALMEKFGYKNVMEIPKLEKIVINMGIGDARENPKGLEKAVEEMEIISGQKPVTTKARKSVANFKLREGMPIGAKTTLRADKMFYFMDKLVSVSLPRVRDFRGVNPNAFDGRGNYALGVKEQLIFPEIEYDKVDKVRGMDIIFVTTAKTDEEARELLKLLGMPFSK, from the coding sequence ATGGCTTCTAGATTACAAGAAAAATACATGAAAGAAGTTGCTCCTGCTTTAATGGAGAAATTTGGATACAAAAACGTTATGGAAATACCTAAGTTAGAAAAGATAGTTATAAACATGGGTATAGGTGACGCTAGAGAAAATCCAAAAGGATTAGAAAAGGCTGTTGAAGAGATGGAAATAATATCTGGACAAAAGCCTGTTACAACTAAAGCAAGAAAATCTGTTGCGAACTTCAAATTAAGAGAAGGTATGCCAATAGGTGCTAAAACTACATTAAGAGCTGACAAAATGTTCTACTTCATGGACAAGTTAGTATCTGTATCTTTACCAAGAGTTAGAGACTTCAGAGGAGTTAATCCTAACGCTTTCGATGGTAGAGGAAACTACGCTTTAGGTGTTAAAGAACAATTAATATTCCCTGAAATAGAATACGATAAGGTAGACAAAGTAAGAGGAATGGATATAATATTCGTTACGACTGCAAAGACTGACGAAGAAGCACGTGAATTATTAAAATTATTAGGAATGCCGTTTTCTAAGTAA
- the rpsH gene encoding 30S ribosomal protein S8, producing the protein MTMTDPIADMLTRIRNANVVKHETVDVPASNMKKELARILLEEGFVRGYDVIEDGKQGIIRIQLKYGQAGERVITGLKRISKPGMRVYAAKQEIPKVLNGLGISVISTSKGILTDKQARKENVGGEVICYVW; encoded by the coding sequence ATGACAATGACAGATCCAATAGCAGATATGCTAACTCGTATAAGAAATGCTAATGTAGTTAAGCATGAAACTGTTGACGTTCCTGCCTCTAATATGAAGAAAGAATTAGCTAGAATCTTATTAGAAGAAGGTTTCGTTAGAGGTTACGATGTTATAGAAGATGGAAAGCAAGGAATAATAAGAATACAATTAAAGTACGGACAAGCAGGAGAAAGAGTTATAACAGGATTAAAGAGAATATCTAAGCCTGGTATGAGAGTTTATGCTGCTAAGCAAGAAATACCTAAGGTATTAAACGGATTAGGTATATCAGTAATATCTACTTCAAAAGGAATATTAACTGATAAGCAAGCAAGAAAAGAAAATGTTGGTGGAGAAGTAATCTGCTACGTTTGGTAA
- the rplV gene encoding 50S ribosomal protein L22, producing MEAKATAKYVRVSPRKAGQICSLVRGKNVDEALAILKFTPRGAASIIAKVVKSAKANAENNHEMDVENLYIESVVANQGPTMKRFMPRAMGRATMIRKRTSHIEVVLKERK from the coding sequence ATGGAAGCAAAAGCTACTGCTAAATATGTACGTGTATCACCAAGAAAAGCAGGACAAATCTGTAGCCTTGTTAGAGGAAAGAATGTTGATGAAGCATTAGCAATATTAAAGTTCACTCCAAGAGGAGCGGCTTCAATAATAGCTAAAGTTGTTAAATCTGCTAAAGCAAACGCTGAAAACAACCACGAAATGGATGTTGAAAATTTATATATAGAATCAGTTGTTGCAAATCAAGGGCCAACAATGAAGAGATTCATGCCTAGAGCTATGGGACGTGCAACTATGATAAGAAAAAGAACTTCTCATATAGAGGTTGTTCTAAAAGAAAGAAAATAA
- the rpmD gene encoding 50S ribosomal protein L30 codes for MAKLQIKLVRSTIGTTPNQKKNVEALGLRKREQVVVKEDNAQTRGMINKVKHLVEVTEIAE; via the coding sequence ATGGCTAAATTACAAATAAAATTAGTTAGAAGTACAATAGGAACTACTCCTAACCAAAAAAAGAACGTTGAAGCGTTAGGATTAAGAAAAAGAGAACAAGTAGTTGTTAAAGAAGATAATGCCCAAACAAGAGGGATGATAAATAAAGTTAAGCATTTAGTAGAAGTTACTGAAATAGCTGAGTAA
- the rpsJ gene encoding 30S ribosomal protein S10, which translates to MANNEKIRIRLKSYDHKLLDFSAGKIVETAKKAGSQVSGPVPLPTEKQVVTILRAVHKYKDSREQFEIRTHKRLIDIANPTPKTVDSLMRLDLPAGVDIEIKL; encoded by the coding sequence ATGGCTAACAATGAAAAAATAAGAATAAGATTAAAGTCATATGACCACAAATTATTAGATTTTTCAGCTGGGAAAATAGTTGAAACTGCTAAAAAGGCTGGATCACAAGTTTCAGGACCTGTGCCATTACCAACAGAAAAGCAAGTTGTAACTATATTAAGAGCTGTGCATAAGTATAAAGACTCTAGAGAGCAATTTGAAATAAGAACTCACAAGAGATTAATAGACATAGCTAACCCAACACCTAAAACAGTTGACTCTTTAATGAGATTAGACTTACCAGCTGGTGTTGATATAGAAATAAAGTTATAA
- the rpsS gene encoding 30S ribosomal protein S19, with amino-acid sequence MSRSTKKGPFVHARLLKKIDAMNAAGNKEVIKTWSRTSTIFPQMVEHTIAVHDGRRHVPVFITEDMVGHKLGEFVPTRTFKGHKDDEKSNKRK; translated from the coding sequence ATGTCAAGATCAACTAAAAAAGGACCTTTCGTCCATGCGAGACTTTTAAAGAAGATAGATGCAATGAACGCTGCTGGAAATAAAGAAGTTATAAAGACTTGGTCAAGAACTTCAACTATATTCCCTCAAATGGTAGAACATACTATAGCTGTTCATGATGGAAGAAGACATGTGCCTGTTTTCATAACAGAAGACATGGTTGGACATAAGTTAGGTGAATTCGTTCCTACAAGAACTTTCAAAGGTCACAAGGACGATGAAAAATCTAATAAGAGAAAATAA
- the rplX gene encoding 50S ribosomal protein L24, with protein MRVKKGDTVVVIAGKDKGKKGAVLKVFPKANRVLVEGVNVITKHQKPNAMNPQGGIVNKEASIHISNVMPLDPETGKGTRVRVEMKDGKKVRVSVKSGKEI; from the coding sequence ATGCGTGTTAAAAAAGGTGATACTGTTGTTGTTATAGCAGGTAAAGATAAAGGTAAAAAAGGTGCAGTTTTAAAAGTTTTCCCTAAGGCTAATAGAGTATTAGTTGAAGGTGTAAACGTAATAACTAAACACCAAAAGCCAAACGCTATGAACCCACAAGGTGGAATAGTAAACAAAGAAGCTTCAATTCACATATCTAACGTAATGCCACTTGATCCTGAAACAGGAAAAGGAACAAGAGTTAGAGTTGAAATGAAAGATGGTAAAAAAGTTAGAGTATCAGTAAAGAGCGGAAAAGAAATATAA
- the rpsQ gene encoding 30S ribosomal protein S17: MERGRRKVRIGRVVSDKMDKTIVVAVEDFVRHPLYNKPVKRTKKFKAHDEQNVCNIGDKVKIMETRPLSKDKRFRLVEVVEKVK; encoded by the coding sequence ATGGAAAGAGGAAGAAGAAAAGTTAGAATAGGCCGTGTTGTAAGCGACAAGATGGATAAAACAATAGTTGTTGCAGTTGAAGATTTCGTACGTCACCCATTATACAATAAGCCAGTAAAGAGAACTAAGAAGTTCAAGGCTCATGATGAACAAAACGTATGTAACATCGGAGATAAAGTTAAAATAATGGAAACTAGACCTTTATCAAAGGATAAGAGATTCAGACTAGTTGAAGTTGTTGAGAAAGTTAAGTAG
- the rplB gene encoding 50S ribosomal protein L2: MAIKKFKPTSPALRQMTVLVSDEITCNQPERSLLVSLKKNSGRNAHGKITVRHRGGGNRRKYRIIDFKRNKDGVPAKVATVEYDPNRTANIALLHYADGEKRYILAPVGMNVGDTILSGPTADIKPGNALALKDMPVGTVIHNIELKPGKGAQLVRSAGVSAQLMAKEGKKALLRLPSGEMRFVSIDCKATIGQVGNIEHGNVVIGKAGRKRHMGIRPTVRGSVMNPCDHPHGGGEGRTSIGRPSPVTPWGKPALGYKTRKKNKASDKLIVSRRTK, from the coding sequence ATGGCTATAAAAAAGTTTAAACCAACTTCTCCTGCCTTAAGACAAATGACAGTTTTAGTTTCTGATGAAATAACTTGCAATCAACCAGAAAGATCTCTTTTAGTTTCTTTAAAGAAGAACTCTGGTAGAAATGCACACGGAAAAATAACTGTTCGTCACAGAGGTGGAGGAAACAGAAGAAAATATAGAATAATAGATTTCAAAAGAAATAAAGACGGAGTACCTGCTAAGGTTGCTACTGTTGAATACGATCCAAACAGAACTGCTAACATAGCTTTATTACACTATGCAGATGGTGAAAAGAGATATATATTAGCTCCTGTTGGAATGAACGTTGGAGATACAATATTATCTGGACCAACAGCTGACATAAAGCCAGGAAATGCATTAGCATTAAAGGATATGCCAGTAGGTACAGTAATACACAATATAGAATTAAAGCCAGGAAAAGGAGCTCAATTAGTTAGATCTGCTGGAGTTTCTGCTCAATTAATGGCTAAAGAAGGAAAGAAAGCTTTATTAAGATTACCATCAGGAGAAATGAGATTCGTTTCTATAGACTGTAAAGCTACTATAGGACAAGTTGGTAACATAGAACACGGTAACGTTGTTATAGGTAAAGCAGGTAGAAAAAGACATATGGGTATAAGACCTACTGTTAGAGGTTCTGTAATGAACCCTTGTGACCATCCACACGGTGGTGGGGAAGGTAGAACTTCAATAGGTAGACCTTCACCAGTTACTCCATGGGGTAAACCAGCTCTTGGATACAAAACTAGAAAGAAAAACAAAGCTTCTGATAAGTTAATAGTATCAAGAAGAACTAAGTAA
- the rplW gene encoding 50S ribosomal protein L23, which produces MTNPHDIIKKPVVTEQSMLEMASKKYTFVVAKDANKTEIKKAVEAIFGVNVEKVNTLNYDGKVKRMGRHEGRTASFKKAVVKLTADSKEIEFFQGM; this is translated from the coding sequence ATGACTAATCCACATGATATAATAAAGAAGCCAGTTGTAACTGAGCAAAGTATGTTAGAAATGGCTAGCAAGAAATATACTTTCGTTGTGGCTAAAGATGCTAACAAAACTGAAATAAAAAAAGCTGTAGAAGCTATATTCGGAGTTAATGTAGAAAAAGTTAACACATTAAACTACGATGGAAAAGTTAAGAGAATGGGTAGACATGAAGGAAGAACTGCAAGCTTTAAGAAAGCAGTGGTTAAATTAACTGCTGATAGTAAAGAAATAGAATTCTTCCAAGGAATGTAA
- the rpsE gene encoding 30S ribosomal protein S5: MLRRKLIDARQLDLKEKVVEVRRVTKVVKGGRNFRFAALVVVGDENGHVGIGTGKAMEVPDAIKKAVEDAKKNLINVPMVGTTIPHEVHGHFGAGKILIMPAKQGTGVIAGGPARAVLELAGLTDVRAKSLGTNNPRNMVNATIEGLNSLKTAEDIAKLRGKKVEDLLG, from the coding sequence ATGTTACGTCGTAAACTTATAGACGCAAGACAACTTGACTTAAAAGAAAAAGTTGTTGAAGTAAGACGTGTTACTAAAGTTGTAAAAGGTGGTAGAAACTTCAGATTTGCAGCGTTAGTAGTTGTTGGAGATGAAAACGGACACGTTGGTATAGGTACTGGTAAAGCAATGGAAGTACCAGACGCTATAAAGAAAGCAGTAGAAGATGCTAAAAAGAATCTTATAAACGTACCAATGGTTGGTACAACAATTCCTCACGAAGTACACGGACACTTCGGAGCTGGAAAAATATTAATAATGCCTGCTAAGCAAGGTACAGGAGTTATAGCTGGGGGACCTGCTAGAGCCGTACTTGAGTTAGCTGGATTAACAGATGTTAGAGCTAAATCATTAGGAACTAACAACCCAAGAAACATGGTAAATGCTACAATAGAAGGACTTAACTCTCTTAAGACAGCTGAAGATATAGCTAAATTAAGAGGTAAAAAAGTTGAAGATTTACTAGGGTAA
- the tuf gene encoding elongation factor Tu: MAKAKFERNKPHVNIGTIGHVDHGKTTLTAAITKTLFDRYQLGEAVDFANIDKAPEERERGITISTAHVEYETPNRHYAHVDCPGHADYVKNMITGAAQMDGAILVCSATDGPMPQTREHILLSRQVGVPYIVVFLNKCDMVDDEELLELVEMEVRDLLNEYEFPGDDTPIVRGSALMALQDSASEWGDKIVDLFNQIDEYIPAPERDVDKDFLMPVEDVFSITGRGTVATGRVERGVLKVQDEVELVGLSEEPRKMVVTGVEMFRKLLDQAQAGDNIGALIRGVQRNEIERGQVLAKPGTVKAHTKFMAEVYVLKKEEGGRHTPFFDGYRPQFYFRTTDVTGACKLPDGIEMVMPGDNVTMQVELINSICVEEGLRFAIREGGRTVASGVVASIVE, from the coding sequence ATGGCTAAAGCTAAATTTGAAAGAAATAAACCACACGTTAATATAGGAACAATAGGTCACGTTGACCACGGTAAAACTACATTAACAGCAGCAATAACAAAAACATTATTCGATAGATATCAATTAGGAGAAGCTGTAGACTTTGCTAACATAGATAAAGCTCCAGAAGAAAGAGAAAGAGGGATCACAATCTCTACTGCTCACGTTGAATATGAAACTCCAAACAGACATTATGCTCACGTTGACTGCCCAGGACATGCTGACTACGTTAAGAACATGATAACAGGAGCTGCTCAAATGGACGGTGCTATATTAGTTTGTTCAGCAACAGATGGACCAATGCCTCAAACTAGAGAGCATATATTATTATCAAGACAAGTTGGTGTACCATACATAGTAGTATTCTTAAACAAATGTGATATGGTAGACGATGAAGAATTATTAGAGTTAGTTGAAATGGAAGTTAGAGACTTATTAAATGAGTACGAATTCCCAGGAGATGATACTCCAATAGTAAGAGGATCTGCTTTAATGGCATTACAAGATTCAGCTTCAGAGTGGGGAGATAAGATAGTAGATTTATTCAATCAAATAGATGAATATATACCAGCTCCAGAAAGAGATGTAGATAAAGACTTCTTAATGCCAGTAGAAGACGTATTCTCTATAACAGGAAGAGGAACAGTTGCTACAGGTAGAGTAGAAAGAGGAGTATTAAAGGTTCAAGATGAAGTTGAATTAGTAGGTTTATCTGAAGAGCCAAGAAAAATGGTAGTAACAGGAGTAGAAATGTTCAGAAAATTATTAGATCAAGCACAAGCTGGAGATAATATAGGAGCATTAATAAGAGGGGTACAAAGAAACGAAATCGAAAGAGGACAAGTATTAGCTAAGCCAGGAACAGTTAAAGCACATACAAAATTCATGGCAGAAGTATACGTTCTTAAAAAAGAAGAGGGTGGAAGACATACTCCATTCTTTGATGGATACAGACCACAGTTCTACTTTAGAACAACTGACGTTACAGGAGCTTGTAAATTACCAGATGGAATAGAAATGGTAATGCCAGGAGATAACGTAACTATGCAAGTTGAGTTAATAAACTCAATATGCGTTGAAGAAGGATTAAGATTCGCAATAAGAGAAGGTGGAAGAACAGTAGCATCAGGTGTTGTTGCTTCTATAGTTGAATAA
- the rpmC gene encoding 50S ribosomal protein L29 codes for MQAKELRDLTGEELMNKLNDFKSELFSLRFQLATGQLENTARIKFVKKDIARVKTILAERKLNETRA; via the coding sequence ATGCAAGCTAAAGAATTAAGAGATTTAACAGGCGAAGAGCTAATGAACAAGTTAAATGACTTCAAAAGTGAATTATTTAGCTTAAGATTCCAATTAGCTACTGGTCAATTAGAAAATACAGCTAGAATAAAATTCGTTAAAAAGGATATAGCTAGAGTTAAGACTATCCTTGCTGAAAGAAAGTTAAACGAAACTAGAGCTTAA
- a CDS encoding type Z 30S ribosomal protein S14 yields MARKAMVVKQQKKQKYATREYTRCTICGRPHSVLRKFGICRICFRELAYKGQIPGVRKASW; encoded by the coding sequence GTGGCTAGAAAAGCAATGGTTGTAAAACAACAAAAGAAGCAAAAGTACGCTACTAGAGAATACACTAGATGTACTATATGTGGTAGACCACATTCAGTTTTAAGAAAATTTGGTATATGCCGTATATGCTTTAGAGAATTAGCTTATAAAGGTCAAATACCTGGTGTTAGAAAAGCAAGCTGGTAA
- the rplP gene encoding 50S ribosomal protein L16 has protein sequence MLMPKRVKRRRVHRGSMAGKAQKGNTVTYGEFGLVALEASWITSNQIEAARIAMTRSIKRGGKVWIKIFPHKPVTRKPAETRMGAGKGSPEYWVAVVKPGRVMFELAGVSEDKAREAMRLAMHKLPVKCKFVKREDLEVKGGE, from the coding sequence ATGTTAATGCCAAAGAGAGTAAAGCGTCGTAGAGTTCATAGAGGAAGCATGGCTGGTAAAGCTCAAAAAGGTAACACAGTTACTTATGGTGAGTTCGGTTTAGTTGCTTTAGAAGCCTCTTGGATAACTTCTAATCAAATAGAAGCTGCCAGAATAGCTATGACTAGATCTATAAAAAGAGGGGGAAAAGTTTGGATAAAAATATTCCCTCATAAGCCGGTAACAAGAAAGCCAGCTGAAACTCGTATGGGTGCTGGTAAAGGATCTCCAGAATACTGGGTAGCGGTAGTTAAGCCAGGGAGAGTTATGTTCGAATTAGCAGGTGTTTCTGAAGATAAAGCTAGAGAAGCAATGAGACTTGCGATGCACAAATTACCAGTTAAATGTAAATTTGTGAAGCGTGAAGATTTAGAAGTAAAGGGTGGTGAATAG